From the Amycolatopsis thermoflava N1165 genome, one window contains:
- a CDS encoding sigma-70 family RNA polymerase sigma factor: MGRHSRILRTVVEPVPDPGQDDDLATALYREFGRPLLAFVITLTGGDRLWAEDVVQETLIRAWRNADKLDREPEMLRAWLHTVARRIVIDGWRSRRARPQEVEEPDANSVGVPDESDRTLAAMMLYEALQTLSAEHREAVLQTYVHGRTVNEAAERLGVPPGTVKSRIYHAVRALRRSLRERG; this comes from the coding sequence GTGGGACGCCACAGCCGAATTCTCCGCACCGTGGTCGAGCCGGTGCCCGACCCGGGCCAGGACGACGACCTGGCCACCGCCCTCTACCGGGAGTTCGGCCGCCCCCTGCTCGCGTTCGTGATCACCCTGACCGGGGGTGACCGCCTGTGGGCCGAGGACGTCGTGCAGGAGACCCTGATCAGGGCCTGGCGCAACGCCGACAAGCTCGACCGGGAGCCGGAGATGCTGCGGGCGTGGCTGCACACCGTGGCCCGCCGCATCGTCATCGACGGCTGGCGCAGCCGCCGTGCGCGGCCCCAGGAGGTCGAGGAGCCCGACGCGAACTCCGTCGGGGTGCCGGACGAATCGGACCGGACCCTGGCCGCGATGATGCTGTACGAAGCACTGCAGACCCTGTCCGCGGAGCACCGGGAGGCGGTCCTGCAGACCTACGTCCACGGCCGCACGGTCAACGAGGCGGCCGAGAGGCTCGGGGTGCCACCGGGGACCGTGAAGTCCCGGATCTACCACGCGGTGCGCGCGCTGCGCCGCTCGTTGCGGGAGCGGGGGTGA
- a CDS encoding anti-sigma factor family protein — protein sequence MSGVGKPAHTDIAAYVLGVLDDADNAAFEAHLLDCPNCQLDLLEMHELPDLLDEIRRYWPEPPVPAPRVLAPMLDEVAAIRRRRTLVRRVLAVAAMLLIIAGPLVTLAVVPSQAPAPVAAVTPPPPAPSSPGASRFTGSETGQALRTEVLVMPTSWGAAVRLDLSGVAGPLRCHLVAVDWSGHEETVASWTVPAGAVDPLLISGGTAFGPGDIEKFQIRTESGAVLASIER from the coding sequence GTGAGCGGCGTGGGCAAGCCGGCGCACACCGACATCGCCGCGTACGTCCTCGGCGTGCTCGACGACGCCGACAACGCGGCGTTCGAGGCGCATCTGCTGGACTGCCCGAACTGCCAGCTCGACCTCCTGGAGATGCACGAGCTGCCGGACCTGCTCGACGAGATCCGCCGCTACTGGCCGGAACCGCCGGTTCCCGCGCCGCGGGTGCTGGCGCCGATGCTCGACGAGGTCGCCGCGATCCGCCGTCGCCGGACCCTGGTGCGCCGGGTGCTGGCCGTCGCGGCCATGCTGCTGATCATCGCCGGGCCGCTGGTGACACTGGCCGTCGTCCCGTCGCAGGCCCCGGCGCCGGTCGCGGCCGTCACGCCACCACCGCCGGCACCGTCCTCGCCGGGCGCGAGCCGGTTCACCGGCAGCGAGACCGGCCAGGCGCTGCGCACCGAGGTGCTGGTGATGCCGACCAGTTGGGGCGCGGCGGTCCGGCTCGACCTCTCCGGGGTCGCCGGCCCGCTGCGCTGCCACCTCGTCGCCGTCGACTGGAGCGGGCACGAGGAGACCGTCGCGAGCTGGACGGTGCCCGCCGGCGCCGTGGACCCGCTGCTCATCTCCGGGGGCACCGCGTTCGGTCCAGGGGACATCGAGAAGTTCCAGATCCGCACCGAGTCCGGCGCGGTGCTCGCCAGCATCGAGCGCTGA
- a CDS encoding DUF1996 domain-containing protein, with protein sequence MARNEGRHRVARRTKIATLAVGLALAAAGVTVATTTGDTGQAGADEVDPAFFVDITTVAPNVTEVRPNRRASTGTFTVDCGRNENGHYNPDNFIAQPGVRNGAQHLHDYVGNLSTNADSTNESLLRAGTTCRNGDKSAYFWPVVRIDREDAEEANPPEDEAELDAQRAEAEQTEDVAQVECPDVASQLAEVPEQAMATVDTELDALDQQEAAADERIAADPAAEAAVLEPLRQQRSASLDRISQATGQPVDPAQATCAVEDAQRQGVPNGDENSDGDDAEQPPADDNSEIGGNDGEIQLPESVNITFRGSPVGPVRAMPKFLRVLYGDAKQGTNGPRNARASWTCTGFEDRLIDKYPICPEGSKVERIHDFPSCWDGRNIDSANHRDHIVFPEANGRCRRGFVAVPQLRITLVYDIPRDVQVAGQYKVDSFPEESHNPRSDHDDFANVMSQRIMNRLVWCINRDRTCGE encoded by the coding sequence ATGGCTCGAAACGAAGGCCGGCACCGCGTCGCACGCCGGACCAAGATCGCGACCCTCGCGGTCGGACTGGCGCTCGCGGCCGCGGGCGTCACCGTCGCCACCACGACCGGCGACACCGGTCAGGCCGGCGCCGACGAGGTCGATCCGGCGTTCTTCGTCGACATCACCACGGTCGCGCCGAACGTGACCGAGGTGCGGCCGAACCGCCGCGCCTCCACCGGCACGTTCACGGTCGACTGCGGCCGCAACGAGAACGGCCACTACAACCCCGACAACTTCATCGCCCAGCCGGGCGTGCGCAACGGCGCCCAGCACCTGCACGACTACGTCGGGAACCTGTCCACCAACGCCGACTCCACCAACGAAAGCCTGCTGCGCGCCGGAACCACCTGCCGCAACGGGGACAAGTCCGCCTACTTCTGGCCGGTGGTGCGGATCGACCGCGAGGACGCCGAGGAGGCGAACCCGCCCGAGGACGAGGCCGAGCTCGACGCCCAGCGCGCCGAGGCCGAGCAGACCGAGGACGTCGCGCAGGTCGAGTGCCCGGACGTGGCCAGCCAGCTCGCCGAGGTCCCCGAGCAGGCCATGGCGACCGTGGACACCGAACTGGACGCGCTGGACCAGCAGGAGGCGGCCGCCGACGAGCGGATCGCGGCCGACCCCGCGGCCGAGGCGGCGGTGCTGGAACCCTTGCGGCAGCAGCGGTCCGCGAGCCTGGACCGCATCAGTCAGGCGACCGGGCAGCCCGTCGACCCGGCGCAGGCCACCTGCGCGGTCGAGGACGCCCAGCGCCAGGGAGTCCCCAACGGCGACGAGAACAGCGACGGCGACGACGCGGAGCAACCGCCTGCCGACGACAACAGCGAGATCGGCGGCAATGACGGGGAGATCCAGCTGCCCGAGTCGGTGAACATCACCTTCCGCGGCAGCCCGGTCGGCCCGGTGCGGGCCATGCCGAAGTTCCTGCGCGTGCTCTACGGCGACGCCAAGCAGGGCACGAACGGCCCGCGCAACGCCCGCGCCAGCTGGACGTGCACCGGGTTCGAGGACCGGCTCATCGACAAGTACCCGATCTGCCCGGAAGGCAGCAAGGTCGAGCGCATCCACGACTTCCCGAGTTGCTGGGACGGCCGCAACATCGACAGCGCCAACCACCGCGACCACATCGTCTTCCCCGAGGCCAACGGCCGGTGCAGGCGCGGGTTCGTGGCCGTGCCGCAGCTGCGCATCACGCTGGTCTACGACATCCCACGCGACGTCCAGGTCGCCGGACAGTACAAAGTGGACTCCTTCCCGGAGGAGAGCCACAACCCGCGGTCCGACCACGACGACTTCGCCAACGTGATGTCGCAACGGATCATGAACCGCCTCGTGTGGTGCATCAACCGCGACCGCACCTGCGGTGAGTGA
- a CDS encoding SCO0930 family lipoprotein has protein sequence MTARNVLPAAALAGLALLPACGQGERGQAAAPVVIQQAAAAQPAVGLVASDVDGLGPVLTDSNGMTLYRFDRDTARPPKSACAGECATTWPPVVATGAVDVRGVDAKLVGTVARADGTQQVTVNGWPVYRYAKDTVAGDAKGQGVGGTWAAITPTGAKAATPETAIRTTNIPGLDTVLTDGDGRTIYLFTKDGKNPPKPTCEGQCATTWPPVVARGETRVEGVDPKLVGTVTRPDGTEQVTVGGWPVYTYAQDTAPGQANGHTVGGTWFAIETNGCKVAAEKKPLAAAPSSY, from the coding sequence ATGACCGCGCGCAACGTCCTGCCCGCTGCCGCACTCGCCGGACTCGCCCTGCTCCCCGCGTGCGGGCAGGGCGAGCGCGGCCAGGCCGCCGCCCCGGTCGTGATCCAGCAGGCGGCCGCCGCCCAGCCCGCCGTCGGGCTGGTCGCGTCCGACGTCGACGGGCTCGGCCCGGTCCTCACCGATTCCAACGGCATGACCCTCTACCGCTTCGACCGCGACACCGCGCGGCCGCCCAAGTCCGCGTGCGCGGGCGAATGCGCCACCACCTGGCCGCCGGTGGTGGCGACCGGGGCGGTGGACGTGCGCGGGGTCGACGCGAAGCTCGTCGGCACGGTCGCGCGCGCCGACGGCACCCAGCAGGTCACGGTCAACGGCTGGCCGGTCTACCGCTACGCCAAGGACACCGTGGCCGGCGACGCCAAGGGCCAGGGCGTCGGCGGCACCTGGGCGGCGATCACGCCGACCGGGGCGAAGGCCGCCACCCCGGAGACCGCGATCCGCACCACGAACATCCCCGGCCTGGACACCGTCCTCACCGACGGCGACGGCCGCACGATCTACCTGTTCACCAAGGACGGCAAGAACCCGCCGAAGCCCACGTGCGAGGGCCAGTGCGCCACCACCTGGCCGCCGGTCGTGGCGCGCGGGGAGACCCGCGTCGAGGGCGTCGACCCGAAGCTGGTCGGCACGGTCACCCGGCCGGACGGGACCGAGCAGGTCACCGTCGGCGGCTGGCCGGTCTACACCTACGCCCAGGACACCGCGCCCGGCCAGGCGAACGGCCACACCGTCGGCGGCACCTGGTTCGCCATCGAGACCAACGGCTGCAAGGTCGCCGCGGAGAAGAAGCCACTCGCGGCCGCGCCGAGCAGTTACTGA
- a CDS encoding sigma-70 family RNA polymerase sigma factor gives MPVLRAAKRTAVADEALIRTLYEEHGRALLAYANRLTGDHAAAEDAVQETLVRAWRHPDTLVNGKGSVRGWLLTVVRNIVADRFRAKAARPAEVAEAPAAPPVAADHSDAVVNSMVVLDAMDRLSPEHRDVLTEIYFRGRSVAEAAETLGVPPGTVKSRSYYALRAMRQTFGGRGAAVGEVAG, from the coding sequence ATGCCGGTGCTACGCGCCGCGAAACGGACGGCGGTCGCCGACGAGGCCCTGATCCGGACGCTGTACGAGGAGCACGGGCGGGCGCTGCTCGCCTACGCCAACCGGCTCACCGGCGACCACGCCGCGGCCGAGGACGCCGTGCAGGAGACCCTGGTGCGGGCGTGGCGGCACCCGGACACGCTCGTCAACGGCAAGGGTTCGGTGCGCGGCTGGCTGCTGACGGTGGTGCGCAACATCGTCGCCGACCGGTTCCGCGCGAAGGCCGCCCGGCCCGCGGAGGTCGCGGAGGCGCCCGCGGCGCCGCCGGTCGCGGCCGACCACTCCGACGCCGTGGTGAACTCGATGGTCGTGCTCGACGCGATGGACCGGCTGTCGCCGGAGCACCGGGACGTGCTGACCGAGATCTACTTCCGCGGCCGCAGCGTCGCCGAAGCGGCGGAGACCCTGGGGGTCCCGCCGGGCACGGTGAAGTCGCGGTCGTACTACGCGCTCAGAGCGATGCGCCAGACGTTCGGCGGCCGCGGGGCCGCGGTCGGAGAGGTGGCCGGATGA
- a CDS encoding response regulator transcription factor translates to MRILVVEDEAPLADAIARGLRREGMAVDVALTGDEGHEKASITRYDVVLLDRDLPGMSGDELCRQIVSSDELTRVLMLTASGTVSDRVEGLSLGADDYLAKPFAFPELVARVRALGRRATPAAPPLLTVGDVELDPAKRTVRRASGPVDLTRKEFGVLEVLMSAKGAVVSSEELLERVWDENADPFTTTVRVTVMTLRKKLGEPGIIETVVGSGYRARDTGPAKG, encoded by the coding sequence GTGCGAATTCTGGTTGTCGAGGACGAGGCGCCGCTGGCGGACGCGATCGCGCGCGGGCTGCGCCGGGAAGGCATGGCGGTGGACGTCGCCCTCACCGGCGACGAGGGGCACGAGAAGGCGAGCATCACACGCTACGACGTGGTGCTGCTCGACCGCGACCTGCCCGGGATGTCGGGAGACGAGCTGTGCCGCCAGATCGTCTCCTCCGACGAGCTGACCCGCGTCCTCATGCTGACCGCCAGCGGCACGGTCTCCGACCGCGTCGAGGGCCTGTCCCTCGGCGCCGACGACTACCTGGCCAAGCCGTTCGCCTTCCCGGAGCTGGTCGCCCGCGTCCGCGCGCTCGGCCGCCGCGCCACCCCGGCCGCGCCGCCGCTGCTCACGGTCGGCGACGTCGAGCTCGACCCGGCCAAGCGCACCGTCCGCCGCGCCAGCGGCCCGGTCGACCTGACCCGCAAGGAGTTCGGCGTCCTGGAGGTCCTGATGTCCGCCAAGGGCGCGGTCGTCAGCAGCGAGGAGCTGCTGGAGCGGGTGTGGGACGAGAACGCCGACCCGTTCACCACGACCGTGCGGGTCACGGTGATGACCCTGCGCAAGAAGCTGGGCGAACCTGGAATCATCGAGACCGTGGTGGGATCCGGGTACCGGGCACGCGACACCGGCCCCGCGAAGGGGTGA
- a CDS encoding sensor histidine kinase codes for MSSRSTRTPVRSLRARITLLATGLAAGVSLVLLWLAWTLVGDAVAAVPQMPPGTVVRVDGVDVDAAALATHLRDHARDKMLLAGTIAFCCVVLATAILAWTFTSRVLRPLRDITGTARRLSVESLGERIGEVDARGELAELAQTFDAMLDRLQSAFEAQRHFVANASHELRTPLSVIRTELDVTLADDQADTAELRRMAGVVRDATERANQLVGSLLLLARTDGAGLVVTEPVDLAALVASAWRAVSGEADQRGLKTTFHVEPAWTTGDPALLERIAGNLLENAVRHNVDAGWIEVTTQAGEQWATLRVRSSGGLVDPQAVDELFEPFRRAGVARTARHGAGLGLSIVRAAVEAHDGLVAAEPVVGGGLSVTVRLPATR; via the coding sequence GTGAGTTCGCGCTCGACACGCACGCCGGTGCGCAGCCTGCGGGCGCGCATCACGCTGCTCGCGACCGGGCTGGCGGCCGGCGTGAGCCTCGTGCTGCTCTGGCTGGCCTGGACGCTGGTCGGCGACGCCGTGGCGGCGGTGCCGCAGATGCCGCCGGGCACGGTCGTGCGCGTCGACGGCGTGGACGTGGACGCCGCCGCGCTGGCCACGCACCTGCGCGACCACGCGCGGGACAAGATGCTGCTCGCCGGGACCATCGCGTTCTGCTGCGTGGTGCTGGCCACCGCGATCCTGGCCTGGACGTTCACCTCGCGCGTGCTGCGCCCGCTGCGGGACATCACCGGCACCGCGCGGCGGTTGTCGGTCGAGTCGCTGGGCGAGCGCATCGGCGAGGTCGACGCACGCGGCGAGCTGGCCGAGCTGGCGCAGACCTTCGACGCGATGCTCGACCGGCTGCAGTCGGCGTTCGAGGCGCAGCGGCACTTCGTCGCCAACGCCAGCCACGAGCTGCGCACCCCGCTGTCGGTGATCCGCACCGAACTGGACGTCACGCTCGCCGACGACCAGGCCGACACCGCCGAGCTGCGGCGCATGGCCGGCGTGGTGCGGGACGCGACCGAGCGGGCCAACCAGCTCGTCGGGTCGCTGCTGCTGCTCGCCCGCACCGACGGCGCCGGGCTGGTGGTGACCGAGCCGGTCGACCTCGCCGCGCTGGTCGCGAGCGCGTGGCGGGCGGTGTCCGGGGAGGCCGACCAGCGCGGCCTCAAAACGACCTTCCACGTCGAGCCCGCCTGGACCACGGGCGATCCCGCGCTGCTGGAGCGCATCGCGGGCAACCTGCTGGAGAACGCGGTGCGGCACAACGTCGACGCCGGCTGGATCGAGGTCACGACCCAGGCCGGGGAGCAGTGGGCGACGCTGCGGGTGCGATCCTCCGGCGGGCTGGTCGACCCGCAGGCGGTGGACGAGCTGTTCGAGCCGTTCCGCCGCGCGGGCGTGGCACGCACCGCCCGGCACGGCGCCGGCCTCGGGTTGTCGATCGTGCGCGCGGCGGTCGAGGCGCACGACGGGCTGGTCGCCGCGGAACCGGTGGTCGGCGGCGGGCTGTCCGTCACCGTCCGGCTGCCCGCGACCCGCTGA
- a CDS encoding aldo/keto reductase — translation MVPSIRLNNEIELPALGFGVYKLPDDEVESVMHVAMEAGYRSFDTATLYGNERGVGAAVRSSGLPREELFVTTKLWNTEHGYDRALKAFDGSLELLGLDYVDLYLIHWPVPGQDRYVETWRALEKILADGRASAIGVSNFQIPHLERLMAETEVVPAVNQVELHPGLQQAALRGFHEEHGIVTEAWSPLARGRQLDHEVITTIARKHGKTPAQVVLRWHIEMGHMVIPKSATPSRIRENIDIFDFELDSHDIAGMATLEAGDRHGPHPDA, via the coding sequence ATGGTCCCTTCCATCCGGTTGAACAACGAGATCGAGCTGCCCGCACTCGGGTTCGGCGTGTACAAGCTGCCCGACGACGAGGTCGAGTCCGTGATGCACGTGGCGATGGAGGCCGGCTACCGCAGCTTCGACACAGCGACTCTTTACGGCAACGAGCGCGGCGTCGGCGCTGCGGTGCGGTCGTCCGGCCTGCCGCGCGAGGAGCTGTTCGTCACGACCAAGCTGTGGAACACCGAGCACGGCTACGACCGGGCGCTGAAGGCGTTCGACGGCAGCCTGGAGCTGCTCGGGCTCGACTACGTCGACCTGTACCTGATCCACTGGCCGGTGCCGGGGCAGGACCGCTACGTCGAGACGTGGCGCGCGCTGGAGAAGATCCTCGCCGATGGCAGGGCGAGCGCGATCGGCGTGTCCAACTTCCAGATCCCGCACCTGGAGCGGCTGATGGCCGAGACCGAGGTCGTGCCCGCGGTCAACCAGGTCGAGCTGCACCCGGGCCTGCAGCAGGCGGCGCTGCGCGGCTTCCACGAGGAGCACGGCATCGTGACCGAGGCGTGGAGCCCGCTCGCCCGCGGCAGGCAGCTGGACCACGAGGTGATCACCACGATCGCCCGCAAGCACGGCAAGACCCCGGCTCAGGTGGTGCTGCGCTGGCACATCGAGATGGGGCACATGGTCATTCCGAAGTCGGCCACCCCGAGCCGCATCCGGGAGAACATCGACATCTTCGACTTCGAGCTGGACTCGCACGACATCGCCGGGATGGCGACGCTGGAGGCCGGCGACCGCCACGGCCCCCACCCGGACGCGTGA
- a CDS encoding MarR family winged helix-turn-helix transcriptional regulator — translation MGIVTALVRSTFLVNAVYSESAREYGITMPQGQLLCVLMARPYGMTELGAVLRLAKSSLTGLVDRTERNGLVRREPDPRDTRAVLVALTPEGKRLAAEFYAETCRRIEQLPAGLDAADRDRLADLLGRVVTDNEVPPVFLDH, via the coding sequence ATGGGGATCGTGACCGCGCTGGTGCGGTCCACGTTCCTGGTGAACGCGGTGTATTCCGAATCGGCCAGGGAGTACGGCATCACGATGCCGCAGGGGCAGCTGTTGTGCGTGCTGATGGCGCGGCCCTACGGCATGACCGAGCTGGGCGCGGTGCTGCGGCTGGCGAAGTCGAGCCTCACCGGGCTGGTCGACCGCACCGAACGCAACGGCCTGGTGCGCCGCGAGCCGGATCCGCGGGACACCAGGGCGGTCCTGGTCGCGTTGACGCCGGAGGGGAAGCGGCTGGCGGCGGAGTTCTACGCCGAGACCTGCCGCCGGATCGAACAGCTGCCCGCTGGGCTCGACGCCGCCGACCGCGACCGGCTCGCGGACCTGCTCGGCCGGGTCGTGACGGACAACGAGGTGCCCCCGGTCTTCCTGGACCACTGA
- a CDS encoding LLM class flavin-dependent oxidoreductase, which translates to MTAPDVVFGFGAHTGVDEVPELLRMARRADADGLDLVSLSDHPYFGSRLDAYATIGFLLGNTERIAGFANVTNLPLRPPAMLARTVTTLSALSGGRVVLGMGAGGLPDRIADMGGRRFTPAEAVEAFEEAILLVKSLAGGGEPVTHEGRHYRVRDIEPAPVAAPPVWTGSVGRKSLAATGRVADGWLPGHAADWLSERYRTSRPVIDEAAAAAGRDPREVRTILNFPGRITDAPLAKTRDDEGRWIGGSVDQWVEELTSGVLEHGMSGFILFPPGHAAHDDVSLGRWAREIVPAVREIVAKEA; encoded by the coding sequence ATGACTGCACCTGACGTGGTTTTCGGGTTCGGCGCGCACACCGGCGTCGACGAGGTGCCGGAGCTGCTGCGCATGGCCCGGCGCGCGGACGCCGACGGGCTCGACCTGGTCTCGCTGTCCGACCACCCCTACTTCGGGAGCCGGCTGGACGCCTACGCGACCATCGGGTTCCTGCTCGGCAACACCGAGCGCATCGCGGGCTTCGCCAACGTCACCAACCTGCCGCTGCGGCCCCCGGCGATGCTGGCCAGGACGGTGACGACCCTGTCGGCGCTGTCCGGTGGCCGGGTCGTGCTCGGGATGGGCGCGGGCGGGCTGCCGGACCGGATCGCCGACATGGGCGGGCGGCGGTTCACCCCGGCCGAGGCGGTGGAGGCCTTCGAGGAGGCGATCCTGCTGGTCAAGAGCCTGGCCGGCGGCGGAGAGCCGGTGACCCACGAGGGGCGGCACTACCGGGTGCGCGACATCGAGCCCGCGCCGGTGGCCGCGCCGCCGGTGTGGACCGGGTCGGTGGGGCGGAAATCGCTCGCCGCGACCGGCCGCGTGGCCGACGGCTGGCTGCCGGGCCACGCGGCGGACTGGCTGAGCGAGCGGTACCGCACGTCGCGGCCGGTGATCGACGAGGCGGCGGCCGCGGCAGGCCGCGACCCGCGCGAGGTCCGCACGATCCTGAACTTCCCCGGCCGGATCACCGACGCGCCGCTGGCGAAGACGCGGGACGACGAGGGCCGCTGGATCGGCGGGTCCGTGGACCAGTGGGTCGAGGAGCTGACCTCGGGCGTGCTCGAACACGGGATGTCCGGCTTCATCCTGTTCCCACCGGGCCACGCCGCCCACGACGACGTGTCCCTCGGCCGCTGGGCCCGCGAGATCGTGCCGGCGGTTCGCGAGATCGTCGCCAAGGAGGCCTAG
- a CDS encoding helix-turn-helix domain-containing protein, whose amino-acid sequence MAKIDLRTEIKEFLSSRRARITPERAGLPAYGGNRRVEGLRREEVALLAGVSVDYYVRLERGSLTGASDGVLDALAAALQLDEAERDHLFHLARQPRAPVGPRAVTVRPALQQVLDAITDAPAWICNGRYDVLAVNHLARALYSPVLAGPRRPANTARFVYLDPGAAKAFFVDYDRIACDVAAKLRMEAGRDPHDEELIALVGELSARNELFRQRWASQDVRLHRSGRKRLHHPVVGRLDLDVESMEMPAEPGLLMNIYTAPAGTATADGLALLASWAAGLGHPRLGRTQGQSGSP is encoded by the coding sequence GTGGCCAAGATCGATCTGCGCACCGAGATCAAGGAATTCCTGAGTTCGCGTCGCGCGCGGATCACGCCGGAGCGGGCCGGCCTGCCCGCCTACGGCGGCAACCGCCGGGTCGAAGGCCTGCGTCGCGAAGAGGTGGCTCTGCTGGCGGGGGTGTCGGTCGACTACTACGTGCGCTTGGAGCGCGGCAGCCTCACGGGCGCCTCCGACGGGGTGCTCGACGCGTTGGCCGCTGCCCTGCAACTCGACGAGGCCGAGCGCGATCACCTGTTCCACCTCGCGCGGCAGCCCAGGGCGCCCGTTGGTCCACGCGCCGTGACGGTGCGTCCGGCCCTTCAGCAGGTGCTCGACGCCATCACCGATGCGCCGGCTTGGATTTGCAATGGCCGTTATGACGTGCTGGCCGTGAATCACCTTGCCCGCGCGCTGTATTCACCGGTGCTGGCCGGCCCGCGCCGGCCGGCGAACACCGCGCGGTTCGTGTATCTGGATCCCGGCGCGGCGAAAGCGTTCTTCGTCGACTACGACCGAATCGCCTGCGACGTGGCTGCGAAGCTGCGCATGGAAGCCGGCCGCGATCCGCACGACGAGGAGCTGATCGCCCTGGTCGGTGAATTGTCGGCACGCAATGAGCTCTTCCGGCAGCGGTGGGCATCCCAGGACGTTCGGCTCCACCGGTCCGGACGCAAGCGTCTGCACCACCCGGTAGTGGGCCGGCTCGACCTGGACGTCGAGTCGATGGAGATGCCCGCCGAACCCGGCCTGCTCATGAACATCTACACCGCGCCCGCCGGCACGGCGACCGCGGACGGCCTGGCACTGTTGGCGTCGTGGGCGGCCGGCCTTGGGCACCCGCGGTTGGGGCGCACGCAAGGCCAGTCGGGGTCGCCGTAG
- a CDS encoding SDR family oxidoreductase, whose protein sequence is MADNQFTTHADLFDLSGKYALVTGGTRGIGMMIARGLLQAGARVVISSRKADACAEAQHLLSEFGDVRAFPADLSRYDECQRLADLVKGDSDRVDILVNNAGAMWREPLETFPAEAWDTVIDLNLKSPFWLVQALLPALRRAGTADDPARIINIGSIAAIHVAESPNYSYAGSKAALHQLTRVLARELGPQHVTVNAVAPGPFPSQMMASTLDAIGDKIAAKAPLRRLGRDDDMAGVAVFLASRAGSYLTGAIVPVDGGIATTATGT, encoded by the coding sequence ATGGCGGACAACCAGTTCACCACCCACGCGGATCTCTTCGATCTGAGCGGGAAGTACGCACTTGTCACTGGTGGCACCAGGGGCATCGGGATGATGATCGCGCGGGGCCTGCTGCAGGCGGGCGCCCGCGTCGTCATCAGCTCACGCAAGGCGGACGCGTGCGCGGAGGCACAGCATCTACTCTCCGAGTTCGGCGACGTCCGAGCGTTCCCCGCCGACCTGTCCAGGTACGACGAGTGCCAGCGCCTCGCTGATCTCGTCAAAGGCGACTCGGATCGCGTGGACATCCTCGTCAACAACGCGGGAGCGATGTGGCGCGAGCCCCTCGAGACATTCCCGGCCGAGGCCTGGGACACGGTGATCGACCTCAACCTCAAGTCGCCGTTCTGGCTGGTGCAGGCGCTGCTCCCCGCACTTCGCCGGGCGGGCACCGCCGACGATCCCGCGCGGATCATCAACATCGGCAGTATCGCCGCCATCCACGTCGCCGAGTCGCCCAACTACTCGTACGCCGGCAGCAAAGCCGCGCTCCACCAACTCACCAGGGTGCTCGCCAGGGAACTGGGCCCCCAGCACGTCACGGTGAACGCGGTGGCCCCAGGACCGTTCCCGTCGCAGATGATGGCGTCCACGCTCGATGCGATCGGCGACAAGATCGCGGCGAAGGCCCCGCTGCGCCGGCTCGGCCGCGACGACGACATGGCAGGTGTCGCCGTGTTCCTCGCCAGCCGGGCCGGGTCCTACCTGACGGGCGCCATCGTCCCGGTCGACGGCGGCATCGCCACGACCGCAACGGGTACCTAG